A genomic stretch from Hemicordylus capensis ecotype Gifberg chromosome 5, rHemCap1.1.pri, whole genome shotgun sequence includes:
- the LOC128328365 gene encoding cyclin-dependent kinase inhibitor 1-like isoform X3, which translates to MESLLRSLIYERQTGVRMELRSTKANHVRRNLFGPVDHDHLQQDFQYILCASMERAKQRWNFDFLQELPAEGLLQWEELQDHEVPAFYHTCVVGEVRKPLQPMNRAIAKDAKAHHISKVKLMEKPRPAKKMPRKKNLKGEKRRQMSLTGEKKPYGRLYPTILRKHIILD; encoded by the exons GGAGTCGCTGCTCCGTAGTCTCATATACGAAAGGCAGACAGGAGTGAGGATGGAGCTGAGATCCACAAAAGCAAACCACGTGCGAAGGAATCTCTTTGGTCCCGTGGACCATGATCATTTGCAGCAGGACTTCCAGTACATACTGTGTGCCAGCATGGAAAGGGCCAAGCAGAGGTGGAACTTTGACTTTTTGCAAGAGCTGCCAGCTGAGGGCCTTCTGCAGTGGGAGGAGCTACAGGACCACGAGGTCCCTGCCTTTTACCACACATGTGTGGTAGGGGAGGTTCGCAAACCCCTGCAGCCCATGAATCGGGCTATAGCCAAAGATGCCAAAGCTCACCATATCAGCAAAGTGAAACTGATGGAGAAACCCAGGCCTGCCAAGAAGATGCCAAGGAAGAAGAACCTGAAAGGAGAGAAGCGAAGGCAGATGTCTTTGACTG GTGAGAAGAAGCCTTATGGTAGGTTGTATCCTACAATTCTGCGGAAGCACATCATCTTAGATTAG